One Scomber scombrus chromosome 4, fScoSco1.1, whole genome shotgun sequence genomic region harbors:
- the p2rx2 gene encoding P2X purinoceptor 2 — MCGAFHQFAMGLREFIKDYFLGFWDYETPKVMVVKNRTLGVIYRAVQFLVITYFIWYVFISQKAYQESETRPESSVYTVMKGSAVHGDQILDTVEYARPSEGGDVLSTILRREVTYDQMQGTCAEYFHVANANCTTDSDCIQGEVDFDGHGRRTGRCVQYYNHTFKTCEIQTWCPIDEYAVEREPPLVEAINFTVFIRNSIHFPKFKVLRGNIKDASNKRNMQKYLTRCHYDEEKEPYCPNFRLGYIAERARENFSELCRTGGVIGVFINWKCNLDLDPSHCKPTYSFRRLDVRKDQASSGYYYRFAKYYSKDGIESRTLIKAYGIRLDVIVHGQAGKFSPIPTIISTVTAMTSVGICTIICDWIMLTFIDKNEIYSERKFDEVIKEPKVPISTELSYINSYGSNHSDLSEGVPL; from the exons ATGTGTGGAGCATTTCATCAGTTCGCCATGGGATTACGTGAGTTTATAAAGGACTATTTTCTTGGTTTCTGGGACTATGAGACCCCAAAGGTGATGGTGGTTAAAAACAGAACCCTTGGAGTCATATACAGGGCTGTTCAGTTTCTTGTCATCACCTATTTCATCTG GTATGTCTTCATAAGCCAGAAAGCATACCAAGAAAGTGAAACCCGCCCAGAGAGCTCTGTTTACACTGTCATGAAAGGCTCAGCGGTCCATGGAGATCAAATCTTGGACACTGTGGAGTACGCTCGACCCTCAGAG GGTGGTGATGTCCTTAGTACAATATTGAGACGAGAAGTCACGTATGACCAAATGCAAGGAACCTGTGCTGAG TATTTCCATGTTGCCAATGCCAACTGTACGACAGATTCTGACTGCATCCAGGGAGAGGTTGACTTTGATGGACATG GCAGGAGGACCGGCAGATGTGTTCAGTACTACAACCACACCTTTAAAACCTGTGAGATCCAAACCTGGTGTCCCATTGATGAGTATGCTGTAGAACG CGAACCACCGCTAGTGGAGGCCATCAAtttcacagtcttcatcaggAACTCTATCCACTTCCCCAAATTTAAAGTGCTGAG GGGAAATATCAAGGATGCCTCAAACAAGCGCAACATGCAGAAATACCTCACCAGGTGTCATtatgatgaagagaaagagcCGTACTGTCCAAACTTCCGTCTGGGCTACATCGCAGAACGAGCCAGGGAGAATTTCAGTGAGCTCTGCAGGACT GGAGGAGTGATTGGTGTTTTCATCAACTGGAAGTGTAACTTGGACCTGGATCCTTCACACTGTAAACCCACATATTCCTTCCGACGTCTTGATGTCCGAAAGGATCAGGCCAGTTCTGGTTACTATTACAG GTTTGCCAAATATTACAGCAAGGATGGGATAGAGTCTCGGACACTTATCAAGGCCTATGGCATCCGCCTGGATGTCATAGTTCATGGACAA GCAGGTAAATTCAGTCCCATCCCAACCATCATCAGCACAGTGACGGCTATGACTTCAGTTGGGATT TGTACCATTATTTGTGACTGGATCATGCTGACATTTATTGACAAGAATGAAATCTACAGTGAGAGAAAGTTTGATGAA GTTATCAAGGAGCCCAAAGTACCCATCTCCACAGAGCTCAGCTATATCAACAGCTACGGATCAAACCATTCAGACTTGTCGGAGGGTGTACCGTTGTGA
- the pes gene encoding pescadillo, translating to MGGLQKKKYERGSATNYITRNKARKKLQLSLPDFRRLCILKGIYPHEPKHKKKVNKGSTAPRTFYLLKDIRFLLHEPIVGKFREYKVFVRKLKKAYGKTEWGSVERLKDNKPTYKLDHIIKERYPTFIDALRDIEDALCMGFLFSTFARTGKCHVQTIQLCRRLTVEWMNYVITSRALKKVFISIKGIYYQAEVMGQLITWLVPYQFSHDHPTDVDYRVMATFTELYTTLMGFVNFRLYHSLNLLYPPKLDSKAELELKGEDEDDYAMNSESYLEKLSALSASLARVVSATEEEEAELDQFPVEGEDMEKMEAREKEQIEQEAQKKLFEGLKFFLNREVPRESLAFVIRCFGGEVSWDKSVCMGSTYDVTDETITHHIVDRPNIDKQYINRYYIQPQWLYDCVNAKLVLPVEDYFLGVTLPPHLSPFVEEKDGDYVPPEKLKIMALQRGENPAQEEEEEEEGEDDDEEEEEDDNDDEEDDEEEAEEKNLKKMEEQRSQGKSLPVKVTPGKMKVENPERLEQEEKAEEKRLAIMMMKKKEKYLYDKIMFGKKRKVREANKLAAKRKAFDDAEKAKKKKARK from the exons ATGGGAGGTCTTCAAAAGAAAAAG TATGAGAGGGGCTCTGCCACCAACTACATCACCAGAAACAAGGCTCGCAAGAAGCTGCAGCTGAGCCTCCCAGACTTCAG GCGACTATGCATCCTTAAAGGCATCTACCCTCATGAGCCCAAGCACAAGAAGAAAGTGAACAAGGGCTCCACCGCCCCGAGGACCTTCTACCTGCTCAAAGACATCCGCTTTCTGCTGCATGAGCCGATAGTTGGCAAATTCAGAGAGTACAAG GTGTTTGTACGCAAACTTAAGAAGGCATATGGAAAAACAGAATGGGGTTCAGTGGAGAGACTGAAGGATAACAAGCCAACCTATAAATTGGACCACATTATCAAAGAAAG GTACCCCACCTTCATCGATGCTCTCCGTGATATTGAAGATGCACTCTGCATGGGCTTCCTCTTCTCCACCTTCGCCCGAACAGGAAAATGTCATGTGCAAACAATCCAGCTGTGCAGACGCCTCACTGTGGAATGGATGAACTATGTGATCACATCTCGTGCTCTCAAAAAG GTTTTCATCTCCATCAAGGGAATATATTATCAAGCTGAGGTGATGGGGCAGCTCATTACATGGCTGGTGCCATATCAGTTCTCCCATGAT caCCCCACAGATGTTGACTACAGAGTAATGGCAACTTTCACAGAGTTGTACACCACGCTCATGGGGTTTGTCAACTTCCGACTGTACCACTCCCTCAATCTGCTTTACCCACCAAAG CTGGACAGTAAAGCTGAATTGGAGCTGAAGGGCGAGGATGAGGATGACTACGCCATGAATTCAGAGAGCTACTTAGAG AAACTGTCAGCCCTGAGTGCCAGTCTTGCCCGAGTGGTGTCTGctacagaggaggaggaggctgaacTGGACCAGTTTCCTGTTGAAGGG GAGGACATGGAAAAGATGGAGGccagagagaaagaacagaTAGAGCAGGAAGCCCAGAAAAAGCTTTTTGAGGGGCTCAAGTTCTTCCTCAACAGAGAAGTGCCCAGAGAGTCACTGGCTTTTGTCATCAG GTGTTTTGGTGGTGAGGTGTCCTGGGACAAGTCTGTTTGCATGGGGAGCACATACGATGTGACAGATGAGACCATCACACATCACATTGTTGACAGACCCAACATAGACAAACAGTATATCAACAg GTACTACATCCAGCCCCAGTGGCTATATGATTGTGTCAATGCCAAATTAGTCTTACCCGTGGAGGACTACTTCCTCGGAGTGACTCTGCCCCCCCACCTCTCTCCTTTTGTGGAGGAGAAGGATGGAGACTACGTGCCCCCAGAGAAACTGAAGATCATGGCCTTACAACGGGGAGAAAATCCTG ctcaggaagaggaggaagaggaggagggtgaagatgacgatgaagaggaggaggaagatgacaatgatgatgaagaagatgatgaggaagaggcagaggagaaaaatctgAAGAAGATGGAAGAGCAAAGATCTCAGGGCAAA TCTTTGCCAGTGAAAGTGACGCCTGGAAAAATGAAAGTGGAAAACCCGGAACGcttggagcaggaggagaaagcAGAGGAGAAGCGTCTGGCCatcatgatgatgaagaaaaaggagaagtaCCTCTACGACAAGATCATGTtcggaaagaagagaaaagtcCGAGAG GCTAACAAGCTTGCTGCCAAGAGGAAAGCCTTTGATGATGCTGaaaaagcaaagaagaaaaaggccAGAAAATGA